From Medicago truncatula cultivar Jemalong A17 chromosome 7, MtrunA17r5.0-ANR, whole genome shotgun sequence, a single genomic window includes:
- the LOC25498876 gene encoding fasciclin-like arabinogalactan protein 10 gives MGNHSLTLLLLILSIATTISAHNITEILSSNPDYSQYNNFLSQTKLADEINSRQTITVLVLNNAAFSSITSSHPLSVVKKILSLLILLDYFDNTKLHQLTNGTTLSTTLFQTTGNAVNNIGSVNITDLKGGKVGFGSAAPGSKLDSSYSKSVKQIPYNISVLEITAPIIAPGILTAPPPSSSVNLTALIEKAGCKTFASLISSNGLIKTFQSTADKGLTIFAPNDEAFKAKGVPDLTKLSNAELVSLLQYHAAAKYLPIGSLKTTKDPISSLATNGAGKFDYTVTTAGDSVTLHTGVDSSRIADSILDSTPLAIYSVDSVLLPSELFATSPSPAPEPAGAPSPTPASAPSPADAPTPLPASPPAPAGESPDGAPADAPSTAAEKSTGKSAGVNVKATGVFTVAVTALSAFVVSFVFMS, from the coding sequence atGGGTAACCACTCTCTCACCCTCCTCCTCCTCATCCTCTCCATCGCCACCACAATCTCCGCCCACAACATCACCGAAATCCTCTCCTCCAACCCTGACTACTCCCAATACAACAACTTCCTTTCCCAAACCAAACTCGCCGACGAAATCAACTCCCGCCAAACCATCACCGTCTTAGTCCTCAACAACGCCGCATTCTCTTCCATCACCTCCTCCCACCCTCTCTCCGTCGTCAAAAAAATCCTCTCCCTCTTAATCCTCCTCGACTACTTCGACAACACTAAACTTCACCAACTCACCAATGGCACCACTCTCTCCACTACCCTCTTCCAAACCACCGGCAACGCCGTCAACAACATCGGATCCGTTAACATCACCGACTTGAAAGGCGGTAAAGTCGGCTTCGGCTCCGCTGCTCCCGGCTCTAAACTCGACTCATCTTACTCCAAATCCGTTAAACAAATCCCTTACAATATCTCCGTTCTCGAAATCACAGCTCCGATCATCGCTCCCGGTATCCTAACCGCTCCACCACCTTCCTCCTCCGTTAACCTTACCGCTTTAATAGAAAAAGCCGGTTGCAAAACATTTGCATCCCTTATATCTTCCAACGGCTTAATCAAAACATTTCAATCAACGGCTGATAAAGGTTTAACGATTTTTGCTCCGAACGATGAAGCTTTTAAAGCGAAAGGCGTTCCAGATTTAACCAAGCTTTCAAATGCTGAATTGGTTTCACTTTTACAGTATCATGCTGCTGCTAAATATCTTCCCATTGGATCTTTGAAAACTACGAAAGATCCTATTTCTAGTTTAGCTACCAACGGTGCCGGGAAATTTGATTACACTGTTACCACTGCCGGTGATTCTGTTACACTTCATACCGGAGTTGATTCTTCGAGAATTGCTGATTCGATTTTGGATTCTACTCCTCTTGCTATTTACTCTGTTGATAGTGTGCTTCTTCCATCGGAGCTGTTTGCTACTTCACCTTCTCCGGCGCCGGAGCCTGCTGGTGCACCTTCACCGACACCTGCTTCTGCTCCTTCACCGGCGGATGCACCTACTCCATTGCCAGCCTCGCCTCCGGCTCCGGCTGGTGAGAGTCCAGATGGTGCTCCGGCTGATGCGCCGTCGACTGCGGCGGAGAAGAGTACTGGTAAATCTGCTGGTGTGAACGTGAAAGCTACTGGTGTTTTTACTGTTGCAGTGACTGCTTTGTCTGCTTTTGTTGTTTCGTTTGTTTTCATGTCTTGA
- the LOC11427279 gene encoding vacuolar-processing enzyme translates to MNQITSYWATLITIVWMSVTVTLSKGIRPMVDEHNEQGNFEVVRKKWALLVAGSKDYPNYRHQANICHAYHVLKNGGLQDENIIVFMYDDIAYHKENPRQGVIINRPDGPNVYPGVPKDYTGNNTNAENFFAVLNGNLSGITGGSGKVLNSGPIDTVFIYYSGHGYPGLIGMADQGIVYAKDFVDALKKKHASNSYKKMVIYVEACYSASLFEGLLPNNMSIYVATSTNARELGYGFYCPDSKNLSSTEYTICLGDTFGISWMEDSDKNDRTYETLQQQYFTVRDRVISHRNFASHVTQLGDLNISNDFLVTYISAAPHNNVSDNYNLSNTTSFVSQDDAYLLHLRLKLKKALNGSEDKLKVQNELDAEIAHRKHVDNNIDLIENILFGEKKKSSAMMFDFRSIDQPLVDDWNCLKILFKTYESQCGILSTYGRKYSKAFAYMCNIGISEKQMIAVVSQVCPGI, encoded by the exons ATGAATCAAATAACAAGTTATTGGGCTACACTCATAACCATAGTGTGGATGAGTGTGACAGTGACATTATCAAAGGGTATTCGACCTATGGTTGATGAACATAATGAGCAAGGTAATTTTGAAGTAGTAAGGAAAAAATGGGCATTACTAGTTGCTGGTTCAAAAGATTACCCAAATTATAGGCACCAAGCCAATATTTGTCATGCCTACCATGTATTAAAAAATGGTGGCCTTCAAGATGAAAACATAATTGTTTTCATGTATGATGATATTGCCTACCATAAAGAAAATCCAAGGCAAGGTGTTATAATCAATAGGCCAGATGGTCCTAATGTTTATCCTGGTGTTCCTAAG GATTATACAGGGAATAATACAAACGCAGAAAACTTTTTTGCTGTGCTTAATGGCAACCTAAGTGGTATTACTGGAGGGAGTGGTAAAGTACTGAACAGTGGCCCAATTGATACCGTCTTTATTTACTATTCAGGCCATGGTTATCCAGGTTTGATCG GTATGGCAGATCAAGGCATTGTTTATGCAAAAGATTTCGTGGATGCTTTGAAGAAAAAACATGCTTCTAATTCTTACAAAAAAATG gtGATATATGTGGAAGCATGTTATTCTGCGAGCTTATTTGAAGGGCTTCTTCCAAATAATATGAGTATctatgtagctacatctaccAATGCACGTGAGTTGGGTTATGGATTTTACTGTCCCGATAGTAAAAATCTTTCATCGACTGAGTATACAATATGTTTGGGAGATACCTTTGGTATTTCTTGGATGGAAGACAG TGACAAAAATGATAGGACATATGAAACTTTGCAACAGCAATATTTTACC GTTCGGGATAGAGTAATTAGTCATCGAAACTTTGCTTCTCACGTGACACAATTAGGAGATTTAAATATCAGCAACGATTTTCTAGTTACATATATTAGTGCTGCCCCTCACAATAATGTTAGTGATAACTACAATCTCAGTAACACTACAAGCTTTGTCAGCCAAGATGATGCTTATTTACTTCATCTCAGACTTAAG TTGAAAAAGGCCCTAAATGGTTCTGAGGATAAATTGAAAGTTCAAAACGAGTTGGATGCTGAAATTGCTCATAGAAAGCATGTGGACAACAATATCGATCTcatagaaaatattttgtttggagAAAAGAAGAAGAGCTCTGCTATGATGTTTGATTTTCGGTCAATTGACCAACCTCTTGTCGATGATTGGAACTGTCTTAAAATACTt TTTAAAACTTATGAGAGTCAGTGTGGTATCTTATCAACCTATGGAAGGAAATACTCAAAAGCCTTTGCTTATATGTGTAATATTGGCATTTCAGAGAAGCAAATGATTGCAGTAGTATCTCAAGTTTGTCCAGGGATATAA